The nucleotide sequence ctaaaccaacatatctgattattacaggggtcagggctcattaataattgatttctgggtagagagcagtcagaaagatgagagaagaatcacagctgctcagctcaggctgtctcaacggagctcacaacgagcgaattcattcttatttaagaccttttaaaacggcgattgcacgcaatccacacgttagaacacaccaagagctaaaatcagatgtttctgaactgtttaaagtaatagcatgatatattcgcggcagccaaatgtccgcgagctcgcgatgtatttctctgaacacttgaagagaatttacagcctgtcacattaaaacactgcagcgaaacggcacaaaacaattagaagaatatattatacacatgaaaatgagtgtttatatgtgattgtgagattgtatctgtcaggctgaacctcacatcaattgctatccatcgtcacaacatggtaaagtcatttatatatatttttaagagcttcttaaatattaatgcacacaatccactcattagaacaaaactagagcaaaatccaggtgtttgttgagccgtgcaaaacgaaatatcatttgacatcgagggagaaaaagtcacatgacagcagcGTTTCGGGgagagatcggacaaataaatacacatttcattcacactgccaagctaaaccaacatatgttattattaccgtatcggatctcattaataaattatgtctcgggccaaagaaccgagagaaagacgagagagaaatgagcgcttcatgAGCAGCCCAtgcagcgtgatacagcttatgaatactggaaggaaaataAGTCACGACAGccctttaaattaaaacagtgcagcgaatcaacacaaaaaaatgtgaagaatatattatagagatcaaaatgagtgcttgtgtgatttttttgtcttaggtgaaaataacatccatctctccagcttcagaggacagtgGTCAGTAGACCGGTCAAATCAAGTAGGCTACACGATTATAtcaaaattcataatagcttggcgaacataaactgttgagaaataaattgaaaatgggtAGTATTAATGCAGGATTGAACATTAAAACCCCTTTACATCTAGACAAactgcatcaattgaaagtttaaagactaaGCTTTGATATTTGACGAATTTTGACAAAAcgttgttgcagtgacagttatttagtaattcatgtcaggagtgcaaaataataaatccgtataatgccacattttgaatagaaattcaccactcactcatattcagtcacgtcagcagcggtttatttgtgttcacatagactcactgaacagcgtcaataaggatttatagaccaaagatgcatatctgcggagatatatggatatatttactgatgtttacttcatatttcttcagacataattgtcatttctattcattttcaaattttcCGATTCTAAAGCatcactaccgttacttatttacaaagattaagtggtaacactttagaatcaTGGttcattaatgttagttaatccattaattaacatgaacatacaataaacagtacatttattactgtatttattcatctttattaatgaaaatacagttattcattgttagttcatgctaattcacagtgcattaactaatgttaacaagcacaacgtttgatttaaataatgcattagtaaatgttgaaattaacatgaactaagacttataaatgctgtagaagtattgttcttgcttagatcatgttaactaaagtagttaacattaactaatggaccattattcttcAGTAACTCTGTTACTgattaagtttatcatcacttAATTTTAAGGATTTCAtagcttttcataaaactgtgaactgattctatgtaatacattattattttctcttcccTTTTAGCCagttgcaaacaggacaaggaaagctgaggaaagctgttctctgCATTTCTCAGAGACAAGACTATTCCTCCCTAaactagtgttgtgtttgtactaaacccagagcagacCTGAATGAATGGCCAGATAGGCCCTGCTCATATTCTcccacgccccccccccccccccccccccgtaaagatagaatttaatataaataatataattacctTATTAAATGTTTCAGTAGTTTTTGTCAAATATTTGGAGGTAGATGTGCACACTGGTGGTGTTTGagtgtaaagtgctttgagtgcccagaaaagtgctatataaatgtaaggaattattagttattaataattaaatataaccaTTTTTCTCAGTCCATCACAATACTATAGACTGCATTTAAAagctttgcacaggctgtttaaAGCTGATCATGTACtgcgtgtgtctttacacaaaaacttCATGATGTTAATAGCCTAGAAATGACTCATAGTGAGTCCAGctgcaataaaattaatgaaatcattgtgatgattttataatgattattcattttgattaatataaagttttttgaggggaccatctcatattctggtctgtgataaacataactatactttgagattttgttgtacaaggtaaacctcacacactcacactcaaacattcatatgtgttaacaaaaacaaaccactgtttcaaaatgtgtgtgttttctgcatgagtgtgtgtaatgtgcattatagaacaaaatgtcaagcatcgtcaagtcttttacattatttgactcattaattgaataaaatagaaaatcttgaGGGAAGCGGTGAAGAATTAATCTTTATTTGTCAGGTTTTGTTTTCACAGCTAAACCACTCTATTCAcagagaaagactgaaataaacgtaactgaaataaaatataaactgaaataaaacgtGTTTCTTGAGGATTTCTCagaggatttatatatatatatacagtgccgaTCCTGACCTCCCTGGGGCCCTAAGCAAAATTCTGCTAAGGGGCCCTCTAACTGACCCATGATGCTGTGAGCTATGTAAACCATTTGCCATTGCCACACAGTCACACGTGACACTTCAGTGATCCCAATATAATCCTCCCTCCTTTAAACAAAACAGTCGACAATATAGAACAACAATATAGAACAGAATGAGgttcaaacaaacaatatttattgAATAGAGTATTTCCTATAGAATATTAAGATAACAAGTGAACATTATTAAGTAAGTGAATATTAACGTAAacataaataagaagaaaataataaattataactcTGAGCTTTGGCTTTAGTGTTTAACTTAGGTTCTCTTTACAGCCTGGGCATTTTCGGCATCAGTATGGGCAACACCAGTCTATTTGGACTGTCTAGAAGAAACTGAGAAGAATATCACATAGTTAGTTAAACAgtcatttactttattattatttatttgatatcaAGAATGAACTTTTGTACAAGTTAACAtgtaattcctgatatcaaaaatagacATTGGTAgataaaaatgtaactattaGCTATTAGTATTAATATAATTAGTATTAGCTATTATTGACTAACTATCAGTAAAAATAATCAAGAATTCACAttgcaaatagtaaaaaaatgtaatgcttgaTATCAAAAATGCATAAACTGTGAACGAATAAAAGCTAAAATGGCTTGCCATAgcatgttaaagttttttttttttttttttttgtaatatatatggtGAAGCAATGCTTGATTTATGGTTATTATTAACTGAGCGATGTGCATCCACACATTGACCAGTATGTCCAGCTAatcaacattttaaattcaatataGCCTATAAATCAAGTCAATCACTGTCAAATTATCAATACATTGCTTTCCATTTTGCATAATTAGTGCAGTGCAGTTGTAGGCCTATAGAGTTTTTAACTACACATTGACTGAGACTAGATAATCAGTGTCTTGTTTTAAAAGTATGTAGGCTATGTATAATGTGCACTGTGCCATCATTCACGCCCATATATTGTACAGTCTGTCTGGTCTCCACATATATTTCTGCTTGAAAAATGCGCATTTCTATTCGTGCATGCGCATATGAACGCATGATAACACACTCGACGCGGTTATCTTTTCCGAGCTGCAGTAAACAAACACCGTCGCACTTTGTCGTTTATCAAAAACAAAcgtaataaataattgtattttactctcacttttgtcAGGCACAAAGTGATGCAAGAGATGCACTGCCTGCCTGCCCAGCTACCCAGATAGCAATGAGTCGGCGGACCGCCGGCGGCGCTCCGGCGGCAGTAGAAGCGTCAGAATAGCGTAATCGCAAACACGTTTGACGGTGCACCGCCGGCGGCAGCCGCCTTCCTACCGCCTTCGTTCCGCGGCCGGCCCGCGGGCCAACCGCCGTCCCGCCGCCGTTATATCAAAGGCGACCCTTCCGCGGCCCGTCGGAGGCAAACGCTATTTTCGAGCGATCGGTCGccgcttgcttatttatttatttatatatatattatatattatatatatatatattatgcagtttATCAAGAACAATGATTGATCAAACCAGACAAATTTCCATTTGACGTTTTAATTCCACATTTcaaagtacagtaactgtcattgaAACATGATGTCAGATccctgaaatataaataacagaaaaaaagagaaaaaataaataaataaatacacaaacacacacatgcaggtttccaattaaattgttaaaaaaaaaaaaaacagccttagcTTACAAGCAAATTATAACACTtacaataattgttaataatataaagagGTCAGCTCTGGCATGAAAAGAATTACCAGTAAACATAAGTAATGAGTATATCTGgtaccaaagaatgtgcaggacaCCAAAAAAAATTCAGGTATAACATCACATTTACAAGCCATTTCTAACAATAAGATAAGTggtaataatttagaataaagcTCTGGAGTAGAATAGACCATTATAATGGCATTGCTGACCTGGGGTACAAGATGTCTCTTGTATCTGTGATAAacatcttcaaatatatataaaaaatactgaggTAAAAAAAGTAGTAGAACAGATATAACTGCAATGCTGACCTGTGGCACAAGGATTTACAagctatatttaacaatataataagtTAAGCACTATGATAATATCCACAGTGAACAGTGTGGATTGGGGAGTGCAGTCTGACACTTCTGGCTTCTTTAGGGGTCTTGATGTTACTGACTGCAGGATAAAGAAAGGGTTCCAGTTGTCAGTGATGCTGGGATGTCAGTAGTCAGCCTAGGTTTAAGGGGTCGGCTGTGGGTCCCTCTCAGCTGTGCGGCGCCTTTTTCCGCCTTCACGGTCAGATGCTCCTTTCAGGTAACGCGTAACGTTAACCTGGATGGCTTCATCAGTGGCATCCTGTGTTGCCGGGTTCTTCCGGATGGCTCCTGTAGAAAATACAGATCTGTCATTCCATTTGAATGGCATAATGCCATACACATCtactaaacatattttttattttattttatttttttacatccaaCTTACTTTGAACAATGGTCTTCAGGAACATGTctctaaaacatgctttatccccAACTCCAGTCCAGGTTGTATTGATGGAAAGGTGATtagagaagatactttgaagcatCCGCCAGACGGTTGTCTTTAGGTCCCTCCCACATTTGATTGCCAAAAACCGAAgctgaaaatccaaaaaaagtgttacaaattacatttctctgaagcttatcatacataaatataaaatgtgacagGCTATGGATTCAGACTGTAGAATATGCAGTGTACAATCTTAATTCTACTTTTTACATTACCCTATGGAGTTATAAACGAAATCAGCACACTTACAAATCGTTCCTGGAGCTCTTTATCCTGCCTCAAACTGTTGTCAAGCAACGCCAAATCTTCCTGGGTGTCTAGGGGGAGTAACAGATCCCCTGGCAGGGATAACTCTCCAACAGACACATTGGCACTGAAATGTTGCAGCATAGTGTCCATTTTGTTGTCCATGCTACGCACAACATCGCCAAACTCTCCAAGACGTTGCAGCATTAAGGTCTGATCTGCACCTACAggggttaaataaaataatagtcagtCCTGGTCCCTCAACTACTAAACTATGACATTTATATCTAGGTCTACTACATGTATAGGTGGCCCCAGTGGGAATTAAACCAACAACCACAGGTGTTGTTTGCAAGTTGTACCTGATTGCCCAGTGCGAGCAAACGTCTTCAACATTGTCCCAACTTGCTTCACCTGCTCTTGAAGTGAGCCGCTGTCATCCGAAGCTACAAAATGAAAGGCATATGGTAATTTTGTACATACATCACATACTCTTTCCTAAGTTTGACTTTTTTGTGCATGTTCTTACCTGCTCGTGCAGTGCTTTCCCTCagagcttggttctcctccctaaGGGCTTGGTTCTCCTCCATCACGGCTTGTTTTTCATTCTGGAATCTCTGGAaatctacattaaaaaacaaaacaacaacaaaaaaaaaacacctaaaggcactattttcaatacttttaaaacactgGACACTAAGACATAGGCCTAAAATATACCTTCATAGCTGAAAACTTCATGCTGTACACGAGATGCCAGGGGAGTCCAAGGGCCAATTACAGAGCGATGACTTTCTCCTATTGATAATCATTGACGTAAAAATATGTTTGAAGTTATTGCATACATTTAATGAATTGGACTTAAAATGGAACACTTAGTTTAGCGCAACATATTACATACCTCCAGCGTTTTCACCCATATGCTGCCAGGGTAAATTTGCTGCTGGGGGTGTAAAGCTTAGTACTTGACGAGCTGGAAGAGCAAACATAAGAGCTTTAACTTCAGTGCAGAGTATTGCATATTCAGTAATGAAACTATAATTGAACTGTGCAATGCTAATGGAATGTACAACACACCTCGACACCTTTCATCCAGAAACTGCTGCGGCGAGTAACCAGTCAAGTGTcctaatgaaaaacagattatGATTAAAGGATTCCTTATCTTAAATAGAAGCAATAGTTTCCAAGACAAAAAAACGTCACAAATAACATCACTTACTTGTACTCAAACTCTTGGCTCTGTGAAGTGGAGTCTGAATTTCTGGAGAGAAACCTGGTTCTGAGAAAGAGGAAACAGAACTTTGAAAATCTAACAAAGGGTATAGTTTAGTGGCAGGATCACAAATCAAGCATCACAGCAATTTTACATACCACCTCTGAAGTCTACAGATGGCACAACATTTTCCTGGTTTTCTGGAATCGATGCAACTTCTGGAGCATCGGGCAGCACTGAAACCTTGTTACCAGGAACAATGTTTTAAAGCTCAAAAGAGGTTGTCCAAACGACAGCACTGCTGGTGCATCTGGAAGACTAGACTCCTCTTCATCAGAAGAGGCCTGGGGTCTATACTTGGAATTTGagattctctttctctttctcttcttgtcATCGTCCGTCGTTTCAACGCTAGAACCTGTTTGGAAGCGCACCAAATATCTCATCGCCTCTTGCCAACATTCTAGAGCAGGGAATAATGAATGAAAGTCAGTTATCCACCAtaaacagacaaagaaaataCACAGATGAAATGCAGGAAAATCAAATGCATAAGTCAGAACCATTTACCTGCTCCCTTCATAAACTTAAAATGATGTTTCTCCCAGGTGCTGTGTGGAGGCGTGCAGCGGATGGCTAAATTGTTGCCTTTGTCTTTT is from Carassius auratus strain Wakin chromosome 28, ASM336829v1, whole genome shotgun sequence and encodes:
- the LOC113047317 gene encoding uncharacterized protein LOC113047317: MGENAGGESHRSVIGPWTPLASRVQHEVFSYEDFQRFQNEKQAVMEENQALREENQALRESTARAASDDSGSLQEQVKQVGTMLKTFARTGQSGADQTLMLQRLGEFGDVVRSMDNKMDTMLQHFSANVSVGELSLPGDLLLPLDTQEDLALLDNSLRQDKELQERFLRFLAIKCGRDLKTTVWRMLQSIFSNHLSINTTWTGVGDKACFRDMFLKTIVQRAIRKNPATQDATDEAIQVNVTRYLKGASDREGGKRRRTAERDPQPTP